A genomic region of Trichothermofontia sichuanensis B231 contains the following coding sequences:
- a CDS encoding sugar phosphate isomerase family: MIVGLGTGSTTAYAIQSIGERLRAGDLKDIKGVPTSFQAIVLAKEYGIPLTTLDEVEKMVLLGFWGKQYQQLQINDRKC; this comes from the coding sequence ATGATCGTGGGCTTGGGCACGGGTTCAACGACGGCCTACGCGATTCAATCTATTGGCGAACGGTTGCGAGCGGGTGATCTCAAGGACATTAAGGGCGTTCCCACCTCTTTTCAGGCCATTGTCCTTGCTAAGGAATACGGCATTCCCCTTACCACCCTGGATGAAGTGGAAAAGATGGTTCTTCTGGGATTTTGGGGTAAGCAGTATCAGCAGCTACAAATAAACGATCGCAAATGCTGA